Proteins encoded together in one Centropristis striata isolate RG_2023a ecotype Rhode Island chromosome 6, C.striata_1.0, whole genome shotgun sequence window:
- the LOC131973811 gene encoding transmembrane and coiled-coil domain protein 3-like: protein MPSANVSVRSLSEVEKYLGSRMDRSSEGSFLSLSGSMRRGSSENNLDLDLSDGSPGSALGFEVHRSRSCLDNLQQKILKVTEQLKIEQTARDENVAEYLKLVNSADKLQVGRIKQVFEKKNQKSAQNIAQMQKKLEQYHRKMKDSEILHSPSPHPSGVKHSTIPRESPRQLLRDMTGSGRHPTMDKIKTIGPGVSLSPPFFFSKPREFANLIRNKFGSADNIAHLKTTLDASSPLPTDSAVKGLSSSTSMVGKPKYPSDDECSSGSASISADSNGNPAGGGGLPAGQAQQAGGDSQSRLALSLEEVREIRDAQSQLEEDMEEIKAQFKREYGIISQTLQEERYRYERLEDQLNDLTELHQHEMTNLKQELASIEERVAYQAHERARDIQEALESCQTRVSKLELQQQQQQTVQLESRDARVLLGKSINIMLAIITVILVCVSTAAKFAAPLMRSRHHVVATFLGVCFLTIFWKNWDRLQYAIDRLLVPA, encoded by the exons GACCGGAGTTCTGAGGGCAGTTTCCTGAGCCTCTCTGGGTCGATGCGTCGGGGTTCTTCAGAGAACAATCTGGACCTGGATCTGAGTGATGGAAGTCCTGGTTCCGCTCTGGGCTTCGAGGTCCATCGTAGTCGCTCTTGCTTGGACAACCTCCAGCAGAAGATACTGAAAGTCACGGAGCAGCTGAAGATCGAGCAGACGGCCCGGGACGAGAACGTGGCCGAATACCTGAAGCTGGTGAACAGTGCGGACAAGCTGCAGGTCGGGCGCATCAAGCAGGTGTTCGAGAAGAAGAACCAGAAGTCGGCGCAAAACATCGCCCAGATGCAGAAGAAGTTGGAGCAGTATCACAGAAAGATGAAGGACAGTGAAATCCTCCACAGCCCGTCCCCTCACCCATCTGGTGTGAAACACAGCACCATACCCAGGGAGTCTCCCAGACAGCTGCTGAGGGACATGACTGGCAGCGGCCGACACCCGACCATGGACAAGATCAAGACCATCGGCCCTGGTgtttccctctcccctcctttcTTCTTCAGCAAGCCTCGAGAGTTCGCCAACCTCATCCGGAACAAGTTTGGCAGCGCTGACAACATCGCCCACCTCAAAACCACTCTGGATGCTTCCTCGCCGCTGCCCACTGACAGCGCAGTGAAGGGGCTGAGTAGCAGCACCTCTATGGTGGGCAAGCCCAAGTATCCCAGTGATGATGAGTGCTCCTCAGGGAGCGCCTCCATTTCAGCAGACAGTAATGGGAACCCAGCGGGGGGAGGAGGCCTGCCAGCAGGGCAGGCGCAGCAGGCCGGGGGAGACAGCCAGAGCCGGCTGGCCCTGAGcctggaggaggtgagggagaTCCGAGATGCCCAGAGCCAGCTGGAGGAGGATATGGAGGAGATAAAGGCTCAATTCAAGAGAGAGTATGGCATCATCAGCCAAACACTGCAGGAGGAGAGATACAG GTACGAGCGTTTAGAGGACCAACTGAACGACCTGACAGAGCTTCACCAACATGAGATGACTAATCTGAAGCAGGAGCTGGCGAGCATCGAGGAGAGAGTGGCCTACCAGGCTCATGAAAGGGCCAGGGACATACAG GAAGCTCTGGAGTCGTGTCAGACGCGAGTGTCCAAGCtggagctccagcagcagcagcagcagacggtCCAGCTCGAGAGCCGTGACGCCCGAGTCCTGCTGGGAAAAAGCATCAACATCATGCTTGCCATCATCACCGTCATCCTGGTTTGTGTCTCCACTGCTGCCAAGTTTGCCGCTCCACTGATGAGGAGCCGGCACCATGTTGTCGCTACCTTCCTGGGAGTTTGTTTTTTGACCATATTCTGGAAGAACTGGGACCGTTTACAGTATGCCATAGACAGGTTGCTGGTGCCTGCCTGA